Genomic DNA from Paracoccus aestuarii:
CGGAAAATCCTGCATTAAGCTGTCGAATAGCTGACAAATGCGATCAGGCCCCCAGACAAACTCTCGTTGAATTGCTGGCAAGACGTATTCGCTTCTACTGATTGATTGGATCGCGTCTGCGACCGTAGTTTCATTGAAAGCCATAGATCATCCTCTTCACCAAACTCACCATCAGCAAGGCCGGGTATGTGTATTAAGTAAAACTCAAGAAAGAAGCTTTTATAACTGCTGCTATGAAGCTGAATCTCTACCGGTTCCAGATCGCCCAAAGGTTGCCGCGCGTGTAGCTCCTTGCTGCTCAATTCTACCAACCTGGGCAGCCCATTTCCTTTCTTGTTCGATCAACTCAGGAAGCCATGAGATTAATTCATCCAATGTTATCGAAACGGATACTTGTACGCCTCTTTCATCACCGGTCGATATAGAAAGGCAAAGCGATCCAAATTCCGAAGAAACGGAACAGCTGTGGATTTCAACAGGACTTTCGGCACGGCGTTGACGTGCGGAAGACGAAATGCCTTCCTTAGTTTTCATTCCTTCTGTCTGCATGCGGTAATCCTCTAGTCTCTGAGCTGAATGCTATGGAGGCTGATAGCGGCGCCATTACAAAAACGACCGTAGGCTCACTCTCGCACAGAGAGGCTGTTTGGGAAGAGCCAAGCCTCCCCTAACTGGTTACAGCAGAAAATATTTCCAAAGCGCTTGGGTTCATGATATCTTAGCATCATGCCAACCGTTCTCCGCCTCGACGGTCTGCGGGTGGTGATCTACCCCGACGACCACCGCCCGGCCCATGTCCACGTGATCGGGGCAGGCGGCGAGGCGGTGTTCATTCTCAACTGCCCGGACGGCCCACCCGAGTTGCGGGAGGTCTACGGGTTCTCGCGGCGGATCGTGGCGCGCATCCAGAAGGATCTGGCTGCCCATCTTGCTACCCTTTGCCCGGCATGGAGCGACATTCATGGACGTTTCTGAGCAGGAGTTTCAGGCTGCGGCCCGGCGTGGGAAAGAGCTGCGCCAAAGCGGTCATGCGGTCAGCGCGGAATACGACGCGGCCGAGAGGCGGCTGGTGGTCGGCCTCAGCTCCGGAGTCACCCTCCTGGTACCCGTGGATCTGATGGAAGTGCTGGCCGCCGCCGATCCCGCCGGGCTCCACGAGATCGAGATCAGTCCCTCGGGGCTCGGGCTGCACTGGCCGGCGCTCGATGCCGATGTCTATGTGCCCGGCCTCATGCAGGGGGTGTTCGGCTCCAAGCGCTGGATGGCCGCGCAGCTCGGCGCGGCAGGGGGCCGGGCCAGGACCGCCGCCAAGGCCGCTGCCGCGCGGCAGAACGGGGCCAAGGGCGGGCGGCCCCGCAAGCAGGCGTAGAGGCGATGAGTGCTTTTCCTGAGCCTGGGGCGGAAACCTTTGCCCGCTACGACAGCGCCGACTACCTCAAGACGGAAGAGGACATTGCCGCCTATCTCGAAGCGGTCATGGACGAGGCGGGCGATGACCAGGCCTATGTCGCCCGCGCTTTGGGCGTGGTGGCACGGGCGCGGGCGAAGGCATGACCCCCTAATTGCCAGCCTGCGGAGGCTGGTCGATCCAGATGCCGCAGAAGCGGTGGCCATCGCTGTTGGTGGCGATCTGTCCCCCGGCCGCGGTGCAGTAGACGCGGGGATAGTTCCCGAAGGCTCTCGCGTCAGCATGGCCTTGCAGCCAGAACATCGCCAGAGCGCCCAGGAGCGCCCCTGCGGCCCCGACAGAGGCCAGCCACACCCAGAACCCGCCGAACCACCTCCAAGCCTCTCTGCGGGCCTCTCCGGCGGCCCTGCGCAGATCCTTGGCGGCCTTGAGGCTTTCCATCTGCGCCTCGCGAATGGCCTCCTTGGCCCCTTCTGTGGCCGCGTAGACGGTGTGCTGGCGCAGATCGAGGGCGGCGGTGGCCAGACTCTGCTCGATGCGGCTCTGGAGGGCTGGACCGACCTTGGCCATGCGATCGAGCCCCTGAGCCACGACCGCATTGAGCTTTTCCGCTTCCTTCCGATCCAGGCTGGTGCGCTGGAGCTGGTCGATCTGGCGGCGGATGAGGGTGATTTCATCGGCCAGGATCTCGAACGGATCTTTGACGCCGCTCATGCCTCACCTGCCCCGGCGCTCTGCGCCTTGGCGTCCAGCTCGGCCAGCAGCCCTTCGATCTCTTTCTGATCGACCTCGCGGGTGGCGTTCCGGCGCAGGGTGGCCGCCATCCAACGGGCGATCTTCGGGTCCTTCAGCGCCTCGGTTGTGACAATAGCCCCGACGATGATCTTGCGGCGGGTCTCGGAAGCCTTCTGCCGCGTTTTGAGGCGGTTCAGCTTCGCCTGCGCTTCGGCAATCTGCTGGTCAATGGTGCGGGCCATTTCAAATCCTCTTGTTCGCTCAATAGTTGCAATTCTGGCCGGTAGAAGGGTAGGGTACAAGACACGAAGTGCCCACTTATACAAACGCTGCGCGTTTGTGTGGGCAAGGGAACACTCGCGTTTCCCTTGAACCCTTAGCGAAGTGCGGCGCGCGTATGGCGATCTATCATCTCAGGGCCACGATGATCTCCCGCTCCGCCGGGCGCAGCGCCACGGCGGCGGCGGCCTATCGCAGCGCCGAGCGGATCGAGGACCAGCGCACGGGGCTGGTCTTCGATTACCGCGCGCGGGGCGGGGTCGATCACGTCGAAACCCTTTCCCCTGCGGACGCACCCGATTGGGTGCAGGACCGGGCGGCGCTGTGGAACGCGGTCGAGCAGGCCGAGACGCGCAAGAACAGCCAGGTCGCCCGTGAGATCCGCGTGGCGCTGCCGCATGAGCTGGACCATGCGCAGCGCGTGGAGCTGGTCCGGGACTTCTGCCAGCGCGAGTTCGTTGACCGGGGCATGGTCGCGGATATCGCCCTGCACGCGCCCGGCCGTGAGGGCGACGAGCGCAACCACCATGCCCATATCCTGCTGACCACCCGCGAGATCGGCCCGGAGGGTTTCACCACCAAGAACCGGAACTGGAACGCCAAGGAGCTGCTGGAGGGCTGGCGGGAGGCCTGGGCACGGGACACCAACCGCGCACTCGAGCGTTGCGGTGCCCATGAGCGTGTGGATCACCGGACGCTGGAGGCGCAGCGCGTCGAGGCCACGGCGCGCGCTCAGGAAGCCCGTGAGCGCGGTGACGAGGCCGAGGCCCTGCGCGAGACGGTCCGGGCCGTCTCACTGGACCGCCAGCCCCTGCCGCAGCTTTCCGCCGGGGCGTGGCAGCTCAAGGAGCGCGGTATCGAGGTCGCGGCCGTTCAGGTCTGGCGGGAGGTGAAGGCGCAAGCCGCAGAGGTGGCCCGTGTCGCGCAGGAGCTGGCCGGGAGAACGCGCGCTTGGCTGGGAAGGGCTGCAGAACGCTTTGCACCGGAGCGGGGGCTGTCGCATGCCGGGGGCGCAAGCCGCGGCGATGGTGCCAATGACCGGCAAGACCTGGCGGCCCGGTTGCGGGCGGCATGGGAGGCCCGCCAAGGTCAGCGCGAGGACAGGCCTGATCGGGATCAGGCCTCTGAGCCTGCCCGTAGCCTGGCCGAGCGAATGCGGGAGGCGGCGCGGGACGTCGATCGTGATGCGCTGGCGGGGCGTGCTGCCGGACTGCAGCAAGATCGTCAGGCTGAGGAGCGTCAGCGGGTGCAGGAGGCTGAGCGCCTTAGGGAACAGGAACGGTTGCGGGAGCGGGAAGAGCGCTACCATGACAGAGATGACGGACTTTCCCATTGATCCGGCCGGTCCTCCTCACCCCATCAAATGAGCGGGCCGAGCCGGGCTGTCACAGAGGCAGGCCTAAACGGGCAGATAGCTCTTCCTTAACATAAGCCACGGCTATGTCTTTCATGACGCCTAGTCCGACGCCGCCAGCAGTCGAAGCGGCTTCTTTTGTCTTTTGCCAGACTCCATCGTCTCGAATTGCTGCGAGATAGTCATGGCCTTGGTTGGTGATGCGGAAAACGTCTTTGCTGATCTCTTGAAAGAAGCCTGCATCACAAAGCAATAAGGCATGTTCGTGCCGCCTGCGTTCTTCCAGCGGTGAACTAAGATGAGTGCTGACAAGCAAGCGTGGCTGATCGGCGGCTTCCGCTTCAAATAGAAGATCGCGGATCAGGTCGTCGTCACGTTTCATGCCTACCTTATTAGCTTTCCTTGACCGTGGTCTTGGGATTCCTGTTTGCATAGCTTTCAGTGACAAAACGTCCTGTTTTAGCGCTTCGAGCCGAGCCGGTAGATCCGCCGCCGCTTCTTTCAAATACCGTAGTGTTTGGACTGCGCTTTCCATGGGCGCTGGTCACATAGCGCCCGCTGATCGCACTGCGGAAGTGCCCACCACTACCTACCCTCTTTGCCATAGCTGTCTCCATATGTGGTGCCCGATTCTGGGTGATGCACCATATATATCATGGAAGCATACTCGAACAAAGCGGCAACTTGCCATAACAGATGGCACAAATCACTTTGTAGCTGACGCTAGCTAGGCTTTCGAAGTCTTTTGGGCTTCTGTGTCGCCAGCATCCCCGCCACCTGCTGTTCATACATGCCGAGCAGATGGGCCACGCGGTCGCTTTCCGAGGCGAAAGCGGCGCGGCGATAGAGACGGTCCACAGCGCGGTCGTTCGCGTGATGGGCGCGGCGCAGGTCGGCGGGCATCAGATCGGGATCATATAGATCGGCCAGTGTTGCGTCGGGGTGTTTGGCGCGGGCATCGAGGATCGCCTGTGCATGGGGCGCCAGCGCCGCCAGGTCTTTCGCCGGCGGCATCGGGAAGGTGTTGTAGACCAGCCCGATGGAGTAGCGATAATCGCTTTTCAGCCTGCCGCCGATGCTGCGCAGCCAAGCCATATGCATAGCCGAGGTCAAAACGGCGAACATTTCGGGGGTCGCGCCGGTTGAGATTGTGACAGCATCACTTGGCACCGCCGGTGGGTCCATTAGCCCAATAGCAGCGTATTCACGCTTTTCAGAGCTTACTCGAGGCAGCACCAAGAACGGTGTGTCCGGTAGAACCGTGACATGAAAGGCGGTTGGAGTTTCAGCTAGTGCCAGAGAGGATATGCCGGGTGCCTTGATACTGTCAGTACCTTTGCCTTTTGCGGGGATATTCCCGAGCCGGTAGTCGCGCACTCGCGCCACGGCGGCTCGCGCCAAGGGCATGGCGCGCAGCTCCTGGGGCGGGATCTGGGATGCACAGAGGATGTAGCGTAGCCTGCCATTTAGAAATTCGCGCGAACCGATATAGGGGCGCAGATAGGGCGCGGCCTGCGGTTCGGAAGCTAGAAAGGCATCCCGCTCTTCAGGCGAAAAGATGAAATGCCCGCCGTCGATAGGTTTGCTGCCGATGACCAACCGTGGCAGGCCGTTGATGGGGCGGCTTTCCTCGCGCACTACGACATGCGGATTGGCCAAGGCGCTGGCATCAGTCAGATAAGGGGAAATTGCCTTTGGCTGTGTCTCAATCGGTTCACCCTTGATGTCAGGATAGCTGAACAGCCGCTTGACGGGCCGGGTTGCGTTGCGCGGTTCCAAGCCGGTGACGATGACATGCACCGCCGCCTTGCCGCGCGCTTCGGACCCCCAAGCAAAGGTCTGGTGGGCAAAGGCGATTTCCATGCCGTTCCGGTCCAGCAGCGTGGGCCAGAGCTGCGCCACCTGTTCGCCCTGGGTGATGGAATTGGTCGAGACGAAGGCAAAGGGCACCTTGTGCCCCTGCCCATAGCGGGCAGCTTTCAGGAACCATGCCGCCACATAGTCCAGCGTTCCACC
This window encodes:
- a CDS encoding DUF4160 domain-containing protein, with protein sequence MPTVLRLDGLRVVIYPDDHRPAHVHVIGAGGEAVFILNCPDGPPELREVYGFSRRIVARIQKDLAAHLATLCPAWSDIHGRF
- a CDS encoding DUF2442 domain-containing protein; its protein translation is MDVSEQEFQAAARRGKELRQSGHAVSAEYDAAERRLVVGLSSGVTLLVPVDLMEVLAAADPAGLHEIEISPSGLGLHWPALDADVYVPGLMQGVFGSKRWMAAQLGAAGGRARTAAKAAAARQNGAKGGRPRKQA
- the mobQ gene encoding MobQ family relaxase gives rise to the protein MAIYHLRATMISRSAGRSATAAAAYRSAERIEDQRTGLVFDYRARGGVDHVETLSPADAPDWVQDRAALWNAVEQAETRKNSQVAREIRVALPHELDHAQRVELVRDFCQREFVDRGMVADIALHAPGREGDERNHHAHILLTTREIGPEGFTTKNRNWNAKELLEGWREAWARDTNRALERCGAHERVDHRTLEAQRVEATARAQEARERGDEAEALRETVRAVSLDRQPLPQLSAGAWQLKERGIEVAAVQVWREVKAQAAEVARVAQELAGRTRAWLGRAAERFAPERGLSHAGGASRGDGANDRQDLAARLRAAWEARQGQREDRPDRDQASEPARSLAERMREAARDVDRDALAGRAAGLQQDRQAEERQRVQEAERLREQERLREREERYHDRDDGLSH
- a CDS encoding DUF2513 domain-containing protein, which produces MKRDDDLIRDLLFEAEAADQPRLLVSTHLSSPLEERRRHEHALLLCDAGFFQEISKDVFRITNQGHDYLAAIRDDGVWQKTKEAASTAGGVGLGVMKDIAVAYVKEELSARLGLPL